A region from the Mycolicibacterium phlei genome encodes:
- a CDS encoding nitroreductase/quinone reductase family protein — MDRGIFGSPLVGVFNKLFVGLIEAPILGRFARRSMIRIRYTGRRTGRVVETPVAYRRSGDEITIHVMAPDKKVWWRNFTGDGGPLTLLNLDGRDQTGHAVAHRDAQGRVAVTVTL, encoded by the coding sequence ATGGACCGCGGAATCTTCGGCTCCCCGCTCGTCGGGGTGTTCAACAAACTGTTCGTCGGACTGATCGAGGCGCCGATCCTCGGCCGGTTCGCGCGCCGCAGCATGATCCGGATCCGCTACACCGGTCGCCGCACCGGGCGGGTCGTCGAGACCCCGGTGGCGTACCGGCGCAGCGGCGACGAGATCACCATCCACGTCATGGCGCCCGACAAGAAGGTGTGGTGGCGCAACTTCACCGGTGACGGCGGACCGCTCACCCTGCTCAACCTCGACGGCCGCGACCAGACCGGGCATGCGGTGGCGCACCGCGACGCGCAGGGTCGCGTCGCGGTGACCGTGACGCTCTAG
- a CDS encoding MBL fold metallo-hydrolase encodes MHNQWERLADRAFRCRLAFCDVTVGLVWGTESALLVDAGTTLAEARGIAADAADLAGVPVRHVVLTHHDFDHVLGASTFPDATVYAAPPVAQTLAERRDDVRAEAVRYGADPAAVDEALAAWRTPQRLVWSADIDLGGQRVAVRHPGRGHTDHDLIVVLAGTDPAVVFCGDLVEESGDPVLDTHSDPAAWPATLDRVLELGGESAVYVPGHGAVVDAAFVRRQRQWLTVHNS; translated from the coding sequence GTGCACAACCAGTGGGAACGGCTGGCGGACAGAGCGTTTCGGTGTCGGCTGGCGTTCTGCGACGTGACCGTCGGGCTGGTGTGGGGCACTGAGAGCGCTCTGCTGGTCGACGCCGGCACCACACTGGCCGAGGCGCGGGGGATCGCTGCCGACGCCGCCGACCTTGCCGGCGTCCCGGTGCGCCATGTCGTGCTCACCCACCACGACTTCGATCATGTGCTCGGCGCGTCCACCTTTCCGGACGCCACCGTGTACGCCGCGCCACCGGTGGCGCAGACCCTGGCCGAGCGTCGCGACGACGTGCGCGCCGAGGCGGTGCGCTACGGCGCCGACCCCGCGGCCGTCGACGAGGCCCTCGCCGCCTGGCGCACCCCGCAGCGGCTGGTGTGGTCGGCCGACATCGACCTCGGTGGGCAGCGGGTCGCGGTGCGGCACCCGGGCCGCGGCCACACCGACCACGACCTGATCGTCGTCCTCGCCGGCACCGATCCCGCCGTGGTGTTCTGCGGTGACCTCGTCGAGGAGTCCGGCGATCCGGTGCTCGACACACACTCGGATCCGGCGGCATGGCCGGCGACACTGGACCGGGTTCTCGAGTTGGGCGGCGAGTCCGCGGTCTATGTGCCGGGCCACGGAGCCGTCGTCGACGCGGCCTTCGTCCGCCGTCAGCGGCAGTGGCTAACCGTTCATAATTCGTGA
- a CDS encoding ABC transporter permease, which translates to MTATGLSEATSPEAAPVVKGSRKWGDLLLRAVAGLVLLYLFLPIFVIVLFSFNDPQGKFNYSWQGFTLDNWKDPFKYPALTEALKMSLNVAAVSTSIALVLGTLVAIALVRQRWRGQRAVDTFLILPLTAPEVVMGAALLVLFLDLGWATGYTTIVLAHIAFEVSFIAMTVRARVRGFDWTLEDASLDLGASPARTFFKVTLPLIVPGIVAAGMLSFALSLDDFIITYFVSGSTVTYPLYVNAAVKAAVPPQINVLATAILVVSLVLLALGTLYRRKRIDVS; encoded by the coding sequence ATGACCGCGACCGGCTTGTCCGAGGCTACCTCCCCGGAGGCGGCCCCCGTTGTGAAGGGCTCGCGCAAGTGGGGCGATCTGCTGCTGCGGGCGGTCGCGGGTCTGGTACTGCTGTACCTGTTCCTGCCGATCTTCGTGATCGTGCTGTTCTCCTTCAACGATCCGCAGGGCAAGTTCAACTACAGCTGGCAGGGCTTCACCCTGGACAACTGGAAGGACCCGTTCAAGTACCCGGCGCTGACCGAGGCGCTGAAGATGAGCCTCAACGTCGCCGCGGTGTCGACCTCGATCGCGCTGGTGCTGGGCACGCTGGTGGCCATCGCGCTGGTGCGTCAACGCTGGCGGGGTCAGCGGGCGGTGGACACGTTTCTGATCCTGCCGCTGACCGCCCCCGAGGTCGTGATGGGTGCGGCGCTGCTGGTGCTGTTCCTGGACCTGGGCTGGGCCACCGGCTACACGACGATCGTGTTGGCGCACATCGCATTCGAGGTGAGTTTCATCGCGATGACGGTGCGCGCCCGGGTGCGCGGGTTCGACTGGACGCTCGAGGACGCCTCGCTGGATCTGGGCGCCAGCCCGGCGCGGACGTTCTTCAAGGTGACGCTGCCGCTGATCGTGCCGGGCATCGTCGCGGCGGGCATGCTGTCGTTCGCGCTGTCGCTCGACGACTTCATCATCACCTACTTCGTCAGCGGCTCGACGGTCACCTACCCGCTGTACGTGAACGCGGCGGTCAAGGCGGCGGTGCCGCCGCAGATCAACGTGCTCGCGACGGCGATCCTGGTGGTCAGCCTGGTGCTGCTGGCGCTGGGAACGCTCTACCGGCGCAAGCGGATCGACGTCTCCTAG
- a CDS encoding MCE family protein, with protein MPRKRLSTVLAVALAALLVAGTVVVVRQAFFGPRTITAYFTSATGIYPGDEVRVAGVRVGTIESIEPDGAQARMRLAVDRDVPIPADVKAVIVAQNLVSSRYVALAPAYEESGPTLPDDAVLGVDRTAVPVEWDEVKEQLTRLATDLGPNGEISQTSVSRFIDSAANAMDGNGEKLRETITQLSAVGRILADGSGNIVDIISNLQTFVTALRDSNTQIVQFQDRLATVSSVIDSSRSDLDAALTHLSEAVGEVQRFVAGSRNQTAEQIQRLAEVTKNLADNRLVLENLLHAAPNALANGYNIYNPDTGTMIGSFAMANFANPVQLICSGIGALKNVTADDAAKACAEYLGPALRLMNFNNIPMPLNVYLQKSPSPWNLIYSDPAIAPGGAGGAPQPPEQAPAVSAYTGAGDIPPPPGWDNPPAPPGAYTPHGLPAVPQPALFPGAPIPPGPAPAPAPQPTSLQDMLLPAEAPTEGQAPS; from the coding sequence ATGCCGCGCAAGAGGCTGTCCACCGTGCTGGCGGTGGCGCTGGCGGCCCTGCTCGTCGCCGGTACCGTCGTCGTGGTCCGGCAGGCGTTCTTCGGTCCGCGCACCATCACCGCGTACTTCACCTCCGCGACGGGGATCTACCCCGGCGACGAGGTCCGCGTCGCCGGCGTGCGGGTCGGCACCATCGAGTCGATCGAACCCGACGGTGCGCAGGCCCGGATGCGGCTCGCCGTCGACCGCGATGTGCCGATCCCGGCCGACGTCAAAGCGGTGATCGTCGCGCAGAACCTGGTGTCGTCCCGTTATGTCGCGCTCGCACCCGCCTACGAGGAGAGCGGCCCGACGCTGCCCGACGACGCGGTCCTCGGTGTCGACCGCACCGCGGTCCCGGTGGAGTGGGACGAGGTCAAAGAACAGCTGACCCGGCTGGCCACCGATCTCGGCCCCAACGGCGAGATCTCGCAGACCTCGGTCAGCCGGTTCATCGACAGCGCCGCCAACGCGATGGACGGCAACGGTGAGAAGCTGCGGGAGACCATCACCCAGCTGTCCGCGGTCGGCCGCATCCTCGCCGACGGCAGCGGCAACATCGTCGACATCATCTCGAACCTGCAGACCTTCGTGACCGCACTGCGCGACAGCAACACCCAGATCGTGCAGTTCCAGGACCGGCTGGCCACGGTCAGCAGCGTGATCGATTCCAGCCGTTCCGATCTCGACGCCGCGCTGACCCATCTGTCCGAGGCGGTCGGTGAGGTGCAGCGGTTCGTGGCCGGTTCGCGCAATCAGACCGCCGAGCAGATCCAGCGGCTGGCCGAGGTCACCAAGAACCTCGCCGACAACCGCCTGGTGCTGGAGAACCTGCTGCACGCCGCCCCGAACGCCCTCGCCAACGGCTACAACATCTACAACCCGGACACCGGAACGATGATCGGCAGTTTCGCGATGGCGAACTTCGCCAACCCGGTGCAGCTGATCTGCTCGGGGATCGGTGCCCTCAAGAACGTCACGGCCGACGACGCGGCCAAGGCGTGCGCCGAATACCTCGGCCCGGCACTGCGCTTGATGAACTTCAACAACATCCCGATGCCGCTGAACGTGTATCTGCAGAAGTCGCCGAGCCCGTGGAACCTGATCTACTCCGATCCCGCGATCGCACCCGGTGGTGCCGGCGGCGCGCCGCAGCCCCCGGAACAGGCACCGGCGGTGTCGGCCTACACCGGTGCCGGCGACATCCCGCCGCCGCCCGGCTGGGACAACCCGCCCGCACCTCCGGGTGCGTACACCCCGCATGGGTTGCCGGCCGTACCTCAGCCCGCCCTGTTCCCGGGTGCGCCGATCCCGCCGGGCCCGGCCCCTGCACCGGCCCCGCAGCCGACGTCGCTGCAGGACATGCTGTTGCCCGCCGAAGCTCCCACGGAAGGCCAGGCGCCGTCATGA
- a CDS encoding MCE family protein → MQKYRGHQLMRAGFIGVVLIVLVIAVGLQPERLYSWATSLRYQALFTEAGGLAPGNDVKVSGMTVGSVSDVSLDKGRALVTFTVKSTVPLGSQTTAHIRTGTLLGERVLTLEPAGEGKLRPTEVIPVSRTSSPYSLTEAVSEFTANTAATDTASINHALDTLSETIDRIAPQLGPTFEGLSRLSQSMNSRDESLGRLLSSAADVTGVLSERSQQLNTLLLNANDLMGVLEQRRHAIVNLLANTSAVAQHLKGLVADNEQELAPTLEKLNAVYEMLERNRDNVVQALKGLARYQLTQGESVNNGYYYNAFVGNLLPGGSLQPFLDYALGYRRGVNAGQPPDNAGPRAEFPFPFNGIPGGSR, encoded by the coding sequence ATGCAGAAATACCGTGGCCACCAACTGATGCGGGCCGGCTTCATCGGCGTGGTGCTGATCGTGCTCGTCATCGCCGTCGGCCTGCAGCCGGAACGGCTGTACTCGTGGGCGACGTCGCTGCGCTACCAGGCGCTGTTCACCGAGGCCGGCGGACTCGCCCCGGGCAACGACGTCAAGGTGTCCGGGATGACGGTCGGGTCAGTCTCCGACGTCTCCCTGGACAAGGGCAGGGCGCTGGTGACGTTCACCGTCAAGAGCACGGTTCCGCTCGGGTCGCAGACCACCGCGCACATCCGCACCGGAACCCTGTTGGGGGAGCGGGTGTTGACCCTGGAACCGGCGGGTGAGGGCAAGTTGCGCCCGACCGAGGTGATCCCGGTGTCGCGGACCTCGTCACCGTACTCGCTGACCGAGGCGGTCAGCGAGTTCACCGCCAACACGGCGGCCACCGACACCGCGTCGATCAACCACGCCCTGGACACGCTGTCGGAGACCATCGACCGCATCGCCCCGCAACTCGGGCCCACGTTCGAAGGGCTGAGCCGGCTGTCGCAGTCGATGAACAGCCGCGACGAGTCGCTGGGCCGGCTGCTCAGCAGCGCGGCCGACGTGACCGGGGTGCTCTCCGAGCGCAGCCAGCAGCTCAACACGCTGCTGCTCAACGCCAACGACCTGATGGGGGTGCTCGAGCAGCGTCGGCACGCCATCGTCAACCTGCTCGCGAACACCTCCGCGGTCGCACAGCATCTCAAGGGTCTGGTGGCCGACAACGAACAGGAGCTGGCGCCCACCCTGGAGAAGCTCAACGCCGTCTACGAGATGCTCGAGCGCAACCGCGACAACGTCGTTCAGGCGCTCAAGGGTCTGGCGAGATACCAGCTGACACAGGGCGAGTCCGTCAACAACGGGTACTACTACAACGCCTTCGTCGGGAACCTGCTGCCCGGCGGGTCGTTGCAGCCGTTCCTGGACTACGCGCTCGGCTACCGCCGCGGTGTCAACGCCGGCCAGCCGCCGGACAACGCCGGTCCGCGCGCCGAATTCCCGTTCCCCTTCAACGGTATTCCGGGAGGCTCCCGATGA
- a CDS encoding MCE family protein: MIRPIRLVAAACTVLVLSTGCTFDGVNSLPLPGTVGRGADASVYHVQVANVGSLEPNSPVLIGDVVVGSIASMKVRDWHADIEVSVRPDVVVPANAVATVGQTSLLGSMHLALDPPLGETPEGRLAPGSTITLDRSSTYPSTEETLSSLAVVVNGGGLGQMGDIVREFNAALNGRESQIRDLLLRLNDFVGMLDEQRDDVNAAINAMNRMSGTFAAERDKVAAALKRIPPALEVLVNERPRITEALERLGEFSDTASGLINDTRDDLVRNLTNLEPTLKALADVGGDLGTVLSYAPTFPYTQNFIDRAIRGDYLNQFIIFDFTIPRLKRGLFLGTRWGQEGAPMVPAPGDPWYLTYTRDPLNAPITPGPIEVADLPPVAESVEHSAGQSPEEGLPADHLTTDPSAPGPAENGGN; the protein is encoded by the coding sequence ATGATCAGGCCGATCCGGCTCGTCGCCGCCGCGTGCACCGTCCTTGTGCTGTCGACCGGCTGCACCTTCGACGGTGTGAACTCGCTGCCGCTGCCCGGCACCGTCGGCCGCGGTGCCGACGCGTCGGTCTACCACGTGCAGGTCGCCAATGTCGGTTCGCTGGAACCGAATTCGCCGGTGCTCATCGGTGACGTCGTGGTCGGCAGTATCGCCTCGATGAAGGTGCGCGACTGGCACGCCGACATCGAGGTGTCGGTGCGCCCGGATGTCGTGGTGCCGGCGAACGCGGTGGCCACCGTCGGGCAGACCAGCCTGCTCGGCTCGATGCATCTGGCGCTGGATCCGCCGCTGGGCGAGACCCCGGAGGGCCGACTGGCGCCGGGCTCGACGATCACCCTGGACCGGTCCTCGACGTACCCCTCGACCGAGGAGACGCTGTCGTCTCTGGCCGTGGTGGTCAACGGGGGCGGCCTCGGCCAGATGGGCGACATCGTCCGGGAGTTCAACGCGGCGCTCAACGGCCGGGAGAGCCAGATCCGGGATCTGCTGCTGCGCCTCAACGACTTCGTCGGCATGCTCGACGAACAGCGCGACGACGTCAACGCGGCGATCAACGCGATGAACCGGATGTCGGGCACGTTCGCCGCCGAACGCGACAAGGTCGCGGCCGCGCTCAAGCGCATCCCACCCGCGCTGGAGGTGCTCGTCAACGAGCGTCCCCGGATCACCGAGGCGCTGGAGCGGCTGGGGGAGTTCTCCGACACCGCCTCCGGTCTGATCAACGACACCCGAGATGATCTGGTGCGCAACCTGACCAACCTGGAGCCGACGCTGAAGGCGCTCGCCGACGTCGGCGGGGACCTCGGGACGGTGCTGTCGTACGCGCCGACCTTCCCGTACACCCAGAACTTCATCGACCGGGCGATCCGCGGCGACTACCTGAACCAGTTCATCATCTTCGACTTCACCATCCCCCGGTTGAAGCGAGGACTGTTCCTGGGTACCCGCTGGGGCCAGGAGGGTGCGCCGATGGTGCCCGCGCCCGGTGACCCGTGGTATCTGACGTACACCCGCGATCCGCTCAACGCCCCGATCACCCCGGGCCCAATCGAGGTGGCTGATCTCCCGCCGGTGGCCGAGTCCGTCGAGCACTCCGCGGGCCAGTCGCCCGAGGAGGGGCTGCCGGCTGACCACCTGACCACGGATCCGTCCGCGCCCGGGCCCGCCGAGAACGGGGGGAACTGA
- a CDS encoding ABC transporter permease, translating to MAGVATSGRQRSRIAPYLMVLPALVYLAIFFVVPFITLARMSLSTASGSVFLPTLTFSWDFGNYAQAFSDFRGPILRSFGYATTATVLCIVLAFPLAYVIAFKAGRFKNLILGLVILPFFVTFLIRTIAWKTILSDDGWVVDALNALGLLSEGRLLSTGWAVIGGLTYNWIIFMILPLYVSLEKIDPRLIEASKDLYSSNFRSFTKVILPLSIPGVLAGSLLVFIPAAGDFINAEYLGSTQTTMIGSVIQKQFLIVKDYPTAAALSMVLMIIIVTGVLLYTRALGTEDLV from the coding sequence ATGGCAGGAGTCGCCACCAGCGGGCGCCAGCGCAGCAGGATCGCCCCGTACCTGATGGTCCTGCCTGCGCTGGTGTACCTCGCGATCTTCTTCGTCGTTCCGTTCATCACGCTGGCGCGGATGTCGCTGTCGACCGCGAGCGGGTCGGTTTTCCTTCCGACACTGACGTTTTCGTGGGACTTCGGCAACTACGCTCAGGCGTTCTCGGACTTCCGGGGCCCGATCCTGAGGTCGTTCGGGTACGCGACCACGGCGACCGTGCTGTGCATCGTGCTGGCGTTCCCGCTGGCCTACGTGATCGCGTTCAAGGCGGGGCGGTTCAAGAACCTCATCCTCGGCCTGGTCATCCTGCCGTTCTTCGTGACGTTCCTGATCCGCACCATCGCGTGGAAGACGATCCTGTCCGATGACGGCTGGGTGGTCGACGCCCTCAACGCGCTGGGGCTGCTCAGCGAGGGCCGGCTGCTGTCGACGGGCTGGGCGGTGATCGGCGGGCTGACCTACAACTGGATCATCTTCATGATCCTGCCGCTGTACGTCAGCCTGGAGAAGATCGACCCGCGGCTGATCGAGGCGTCCAAGGACCTCTACTCGTCGAACTTCCGCAGCTTCACGAAGGTGATTCTGCCGCTGTCGATTCCGGGTGTGCTGGCGGGCAGCCTGCTGGTGTTCATCCCAGCTGCCGGTGACTTCATCAACGCCGAGTACCTGGGCAGCACGCAGACCACGATGATCGGCAGCGTGATCCAGAAGCAGTTCCTGATCGTCAAGGACTACCCGACCGCCGCGGCGCTGTCGATGGTGCTGATGATCATCATCGTGACCGGGGTGCTGCTCTACACCCGGGCGCTGGGCACGGAGGACCTGGTATGA
- a CDS encoding polyamine ABC transporter substrate-binding protein yields the protein MSNLDPRLARFAANRTSRRRFLGGSAAAAAALALGPSLLAACGSDSSPAGDTSTEGGPASGTLRVSNWPLYMADGFIAAFQQATGITVDYKEDFNDNEQWFAKVKEPLARKQDIGADLVNPTSFMASQVHGLGWLNDFTPDGIPNKKNLREDLLNAQMDPGRKWSAPYMAGMVGVAYNRAATGREITTIEDLWAPEFKGRVSLFTDFQDGLGMIMQSLGGDPAAPTLESVQKAIDVVAEQKAKGQIRRFTGNDYADDLAAGNIVIAQAYSGDVVQLQADNPDLQFVVPESGCTDFLDTMVIPYTTQNQKAAEAFIDYIYDRENYAKLVAYTQFVPVLSDMTEALDKLDPELAKNELINPSPETLARVKAWAPLEDEQKQEYATLYAAVTGG from the coding sequence ATGTCCAATCTGGATCCCCGCCTCGCCCGCTTCGCCGCCAACCGCACGTCGCGCCGCCGCTTCCTCGGCGGAAGCGCCGCGGCCGCCGCAGCGCTGGCGCTCGGCCCGTCGCTGCTGGCCGCCTGTGGCTCCGACAGCTCCCCGGCGGGCGACACCTCCACCGAGGGTGGCCCCGCCAGCGGCACCCTGCGCGTCTCGAACTGGCCGCTGTACATGGCCGACGGGTTCATCGCCGCGTTCCAGCAGGCGACGGGCATCACCGTCGACTACAAGGAGGACTTCAACGACAACGAGCAGTGGTTCGCCAAGGTCAAGGAGCCGCTGGCCCGTAAGCAGGACATCGGCGCCGACCTGGTGAACCCGACGTCGTTCATGGCGAGCCAGGTGCACGGCCTGGGCTGGCTCAACGACTTCACCCCCGACGGCATCCCGAACAAAAAGAACCTGCGCGAGGATCTGCTCAACGCGCAGATGGATCCCGGCCGCAAGTGGAGCGCCCCGTACATGGCCGGCATGGTCGGCGTGGCCTACAACCGCGCCGCCACCGGCCGCGAGATCACCACGATCGAGGATCTGTGGGCTCCGGAGTTCAAGGGCCGCGTCAGCCTGTTCACCGACTTCCAGGACGGCCTGGGCATGATCATGCAGTCGCTGGGCGGTGACCCGGCGGCGCCGACCCTGGAGTCGGTGCAGAAGGCCATCGACGTGGTGGCCGAGCAGAAGGCCAAGGGCCAGATCCGCCGGTTCACCGGCAACGACTACGCCGACGACCTCGCCGCCGGCAACATCGTTATCGCCCAGGCGTATTCGGGTGACGTGGTGCAGCTGCAGGCCGACAACCCGGATCTGCAGTTCGTGGTGCCGGAGTCGGGCTGCACCGACTTCCTCGACACCATGGTCATCCCCTACACCACGCAGAACCAGAAGGCGGCCGAGGCCTTCATCGACTACATCTACGACCGGGAGAACTACGCGAAGCTGGTGGCCTACACCCAGTTCGTGCCGGTGCTGTCGGACATGACCGAGGCGCTCGACAAGCTCGATCCGGAGCTGGCCAAGAACGAACTGATCAACCCGTCGCCGGAGACGCTGGCCCGGGTCAAGGCGTGGGCGCCGCTGGAGGACGAGCAGAAGCAGGAGTACGCCACCCTGTACGCCGCAGTCACGGGCGGCTGA
- a CDS encoding EamA family transporter has protein sequence MSQTRIGASMAVAAMVSVQTGAAISVLLIDRVGVEGAAWVRLAWAGLLMLAIVRPRPADFTWRSFRLCVLLGAVTSGITLLFMEALARIPLGTASAVEFLGPLAVAMARGTGRGRLLWPGLAAGGVLLLTQPWAGEVDTVGVLYALGSAVCWGVYILLTQRAGDEVSGINALAVSMPVAAVVATLTVGHIALPRMTPEMLMIGAGVAILLPVVPFALELMALRRLTAAAFGTLMALEPAMAMVLGLLMLHQVPSVVGVVGMCCVVAAGVGAARTGARTPPAVPADVGA, from the coding sequence ATGAGCCAGACCCGCATCGGCGCCTCGATGGCGGTCGCCGCGATGGTGAGCGTGCAGACGGGTGCTGCGATCTCCGTGCTGCTGATCGACCGCGTCGGTGTCGAGGGTGCGGCGTGGGTGCGTCTGGCCTGGGCCGGGCTGCTGATGCTGGCCATCGTCCGCCCGAGGCCCGCCGACTTCACCTGGCGCAGCTTCCGGCTGTGCGTGCTGCTCGGCGCGGTGACCAGCGGCATCACCCTGCTGTTCATGGAGGCGCTGGCGCGCATCCCGCTGGGCACCGCCAGCGCGGTCGAGTTCCTCGGGCCGCTCGCCGTCGCGATGGCGCGCGGCACCGGTCGGGGCCGGCTGCTGTGGCCGGGTCTGGCCGCCGGCGGCGTCCTGCTGCTCACCCAGCCGTGGGCGGGGGAGGTCGACACCGTCGGCGTCCTCTACGCGCTGGGGTCGGCGGTGTGCTGGGGCGTGTACATCCTGCTGACCCAGCGCGCCGGTGACGAGGTCTCCGGCATCAACGCGCTCGCGGTGTCGATGCCGGTGGCCGCGGTGGTGGCCACCCTGACCGTCGGCCACATCGCGCTGCCGCGGATGACCCCGGAGATGCTGATGATCGGCGCCGGGGTGGCCATCCTGCTGCCGGTGGTGCCGTTCGCGCTGGAACTCATGGCGTTGCGTCGGCTCACCGCCGCCGCGTTCGGCACGCTGATGGCGCTGGAGCCGGCCATGGCGATGGTGCTGGGGCTGCTCATGCTGCACCAGGTGCCCAGCGTGGTCGGCGTCGTCGGCATGTGCTGTGTGGTGGCCGCGGGCGTGGGCGCCGCCCGCACGGGTGCGCGCACCCCGCCCGCGGTGCCGGCCGACGTCGGCGCCTGA
- a CDS encoding MFS transporter: MEFAVKSSQPPAASSLRRVAVSSMLGTAIEYYDFLIYASLAALVFGKVFFPNSDPAVATIASFGTFAAGYVARPIGGILFGHFGDRLGRKSMLVLTMTLMGVSSFLIGLLPGYAAIGVAAPVLLVVLRIVQGIALGGEWGGATLMVAEHADPQRRGFWNGLMQMGSPIGSLLATLVVTMVTWLPEDAMLSWGWRVPYLLSALLLAAGLYIRMQVAESPVFEKAAPQRRRLPFVEVLRRPVSFLLATAVGIGPFALTALLSTYMISYATTIGYDTSTVMTGVLFVSCTALVAIPLFSALSDRTGRRAVVLGGAVGIVAFAWPMYAMVDSGSVALLYAAMVLGQVLQSAMYAPLGALLGELFGTSVRYTGVSMGYQLAALVGGGFTPLLASVLLATQVRSTPLMLLAAGCGAVTIAALACIRETRGLDLSTLEGERS; the protein is encoded by the coding sequence GTGGAGTTCGCGGTGAAATCCTCGCAGCCCCCGGCTGCGTCGTCGCTGCGACGGGTGGCCGTCTCCAGCATGCTCGGCACCGCGATCGAGTACTACGACTTCCTCATCTACGCCAGCCTCGCCGCCCTGGTGTTCGGCAAGGTGTTCTTCCCGAACTCCGATCCCGCGGTCGCGACCATCGCCTCGTTCGGCACCTTCGCCGCCGGGTACGTCGCCCGGCCGATCGGGGGAATCCTGTTCGGCCACTTCGGTGACCGGCTCGGCCGCAAGTCGATGCTGGTGCTGACCATGACCCTGATGGGTGTGTCCAGCTTCCTGATCGGTCTGCTGCCCGGCTACGCCGCGATCGGGGTGGCCGCGCCGGTGCTGCTGGTTGTGCTGCGGATCGTGCAGGGCATCGCACTCGGCGGCGAGTGGGGCGGTGCCACGCTGATGGTCGCCGAACACGCCGACCCGCAGCGCCGCGGCTTCTGGAACGGGCTGATGCAGATGGGTTCTCCCATCGGGTCGCTGCTGGCGACCCTGGTCGTCACGATGGTGACCTGGCTGCCCGAGGACGCCATGCTGTCCTGGGGCTGGCGGGTGCCCTACCTGCTGAGCGCGCTGCTGCTGGCCGCCGGCCTGTACATCCGGATGCAGGTCGCCGAGTCGCCGGTGTTCGAGAAGGCGGCACCGCAGCGGCGCAGGCTGCCGTTCGTCGAGGTGCTGCGGCGTCCGGTGAGTTTCCTGCTGGCCACGGCGGTGGGAATCGGCCCGTTCGCGCTCACCGCGCTGCTGAGCACCTACATGATCAGCTACGCCACCACGATCGGCTACGACACGTCGACGGTGATGACGGGCGTGCTGTTCGTCTCGTGCACGGCACTGGTGGCCATTCCGCTGTTCTCCGCGTTGTCGGACCGCACCGGCAGGCGTGCCGTCGTGCTCGGCGGGGCGGTGGGCATCGTGGCGTTCGCGTGGCCGATGTACGCGATGGTCGACAGCGGTTCTGTCGCACTGCTTTACGCCGCGATGGTGCTCGGCCAGGTGCTGCAGTCGGCGATGTACGCGCCGCTGGGCGCCCTGCTGGGGGAACTGTTCGGCACCAGCGTGCGCTACACCGGTGTGTCGATGGGCTATCAGCTGGCCGCGCTGGTCGGCGGCGGCTTCACACCACTGTTGGCCAGCGTGCTGCTGGCGACACAGGTCCGCAGCACGCCGCTGATGCTCCTGGCGGCCGGCTGCGGCGCCGTGACCATCGCGGCGCTGGCCTGTATCCGGGAGACCAGGGGTCTCGACCTCTCGACGCTCGAAGGAGAACGGTCATGA